One Anguilla rostrata isolate EN2019 chromosome 15, ASM1855537v3, whole genome shotgun sequence genomic window carries:
- the fundc1 gene encoding FUN14 domain-containing protein 1 encodes MAGRREDPESEDDSYEVLDLTDYARRHQWWSRVFGNNSGPIAEKYSVATQIMMGGVSGWCAGYLFQRVGKIAATAVGGGFLLLQIANHSGYVQVDWKKVEKDVNKAKKHLKKKANKAAPEINSFIEESTDFVKRNIVLSSGFVGGFLLGLAS; translated from the exons ATGGCCGGTCGCAGAGAAG ATCCAGAGAGTGAAGATGACTCGTATGAAGTGTTGGACCTTACTGACTATGCCAGGCGGCATCAATGGTGGAGCCGTGTTTTCGGGAACAATTCTGGACCAATCGCAGAGAAGTACTCTGTGGCCACTCAGATCATGATGGGGGGAGTGAGCGGCTG GTGTGCAGGATATCTTTTTCAGAGGGTGGGAAAGATCGCAGCCACAGCGGTTGGTGGAGGATTCCTCTTGTTGCAA attgCAAATCACAGTGGGTACGTGCAGGTCGACTGGAAGAAGGTCGAGAAGGACGTGAACAAAGCAAAGAAACATCTGAAGAAAAAAGCCAACAAGGCAGCACCCGAAATCAACTCATTCATTGAAGAG TCTACAGATTTCGTGAAGAGGAACATTGTCCTTTCCAGCGGATTTGTCGGAGGCTTTCTGCTCGGACTGGCGTCTTAG
- the efhc2 gene encoding EF-hand domain-containing family member C2 — protein MLPGNSPNKNLGKEKFHKSQHFDYSHGVPFLVGTNKPGIGGELLLGQKPRSRLSSGGGSGAPSWLAFDKQVLCFDAHFQEPVCQKREETYRVRKCKIYFYLEDDTIQVVEPEVRNSGISQGTLIRRQRIALPPPMEDQYYTSHHFNLNQEVVLFCRTFKLTNCDPFTLNFLRKQGMRINPPASTPEDPYSSLRKEMEGSMKPLRPYERQDTLKQFLDHDRNVLRFFCYWDDSDTTFGVPHELTLHYFLSDDTIEIREVFSRNSGRDVVPKFLNRSKLPKDAPLPTRQPGEVTDRTVLNVFGPTGNKGRYLLDNLKVGTTSEEFYKDCDLTLGAVINVWGRNVVLCDCDNFTKEYFRSKYGIEDFTPVDYRPGPAPRIPREVPPYNGFGSEEDSLCSCKGLVLKAPRKDFRKLMEKDRQGLVSNVLRFVGRMVSDVPTDTERMFIVSYFLSDDTISVYERTKRNLGVMGGKFLERGRVKKPGQELFKSEMSEYFNAQDLYLGARLCMNSQEFQLVDADEFTISYMEQNAEEFPMANLGTILSKLKSLSEDQRKEIKQFLVMSDPGNTGVAQYEPFRRLLAGAGCQLSDHEVMTLGRSYAVREQRELGLGLMLSLAQERLKKSHFESFSEMSNAFVYEDRDRTGRLATMEARTICKAFKIPLADNLLMALFEKFENEAEELDYNSFLSKINWRENPLPPLLPDDVMKFDVDRTGEAVGPASRSITYSALLEDAFGKQE, from the exons ATGCTGCCGGGAAATTCGCCCAATAAAAAC CTGGGCAAAGAGAAGTTTCACAAATCCCAGCATTTCGACTATTCCCATGGAGTCCCGTTCTTGGTGGGAACCAACAAACCGGGCATTGGAGGAGAGCTGCTCCTCGGACAGAAGCCCCGCTCCCGACTATCGAGCGGAGGGGGTAGCGGTGCTCCGTCGTGGCTGGCATTTGACAAACAG GTTCTCTGTTTTGATGCTCACTTTCAAGAGCCTGTGTgccagaagagagaggagacttACAGAGTGAGGAAGTGTAAGATTTACTTCTATCTGGAGGATGACACCATTCAGGTGGTGGAGCCAGAAGTGAGGAACAGTGGAATATCACAGG GAACCTTGATTCGACGTCAACGCATCGCTCTTCCGCCTCCAATGGAGGACCAGTACTACACCTCTCACCACTTCAACCTCAACCAGGAGGTGGTGCTGTTCTGCCGGACCTTCAAACTCACAAACTGCGACCCCTTCACCCTCAACTTCTTGCGGAAACAGGGGATGCGCATCAACCCCCCCGCCTCTACCCCAGAGGACCCCTACAGCAGTCTCCGCAAAGAG ATGGAGGGAAGCATGAAGCCCCTGCGGCCGTATGAGAGGCAGGACACGCTGAAGCAGTTCCTGGACCACGACCGCAACGTGCTTCGCTTCTTCTGCTACTGGGACGACTCGGACACCACGTTCGGCGTCCCCCACGAGCTCACGCTGCACTACTTCCTGTCCGACGACACCATAGAGATCCGCGAGGTCTTCAGCCGCAACTCGGGCCGCGACGTCGTCCCCAAGTTCCTGAACCGCAGCAAGCTGCCCAAG GACGCCCCCCTGCCCACCCGCCAGCCTGGAGAAGTGACCGACCGCACGGTACTCAACGTGTTTGGGCCCACAGGGAACAAGGGTCGCTACCTTCTGGATAATCTCAAA GTTGGCACAACCAGTGAGGAGTTCTACAAGGACTGCGATCTGACCCTGGGAGCGGTGATCAACGTTTGGGGTAGAAACGTGGTGCTCTGCGACTGCGACAACTTCACCAAGGAGTACTTCCGCTCCAAGTACGGCATCG AGGACTTCACGCCGGTGGACTAcaggcccggcccggcccccaGAATCCCCAGGGAGGTGCCGCCCTACAACGGCTTCGGGTCCGAGGAGGACTCCCTGTGCTCCTGCAAGGGCCTGGTGCTCAAGGCCCCGAGGAAGGACTTCCGGAAGCTGATGGAAAAAGACAG ACAGGGGCTGGTGAGCAACGTGCTGCGGTTTGTGGGCAGGATGGTGTCCGACGTCccgacagacacagagaggatgTTCATCGTCTCCTACTTCCTTAGCGATGACACCATCTCCGTGTACGAGCGCACCAAGAGGAACCTGG gtgtgatGGGAGGTAAATtcctggagagggggagggtgaagAAGCCGGGACAGGAGCTGTTTAAGTCTGAGATGTCAGAGTACTTCAACGCCCAGGACCTGTACCTGGGAGCCAGACTCTGCATGAACTCACAGGAGTTCCAGCTGGTGGATGCAGACGAGTTCACCATCAGCTACATGGAGCAAAACGCAGAGGAG TTCCCCATGGCCAACCTTGGGACCATTCTGAGCAAGCTGAAGTCCCTCAGCGAGGACCAGCGGAAGGAGATCAAGCAGTTCCTGGTCATGAGCGACCCCGGGAACACTGGGGTCGCCCAGTACGAGCCTTTCAG GAGGCTGCTGGCAGGGGCGGGCTGCCAACTGTCAGATCATGAGGTCATGACTCTGGGGCGGAGCTACGCGGTCCGGGAGCAGAGGGAGCTGGGCTTGGGCCTGATGCTGTCGCTGGCGCAGGAGCGCCTGAAGAAGAGCCACTTCGAGAGCTTCTCCGAAATGAGCAACGCCTTCGTCTACGAGGACCGGGACAG GACTGGGCGCTTGGCCACCATGGAGGCCAGAACTATCTGCAAAGCCTTCAAGATCCCCCTGGCAGACAACCTGCTGATGGCCCTCTTTGAAAA GTTCGAGAATGAGGCAGAGGAACTGGACTACAACTCCTTCCTGTCTAAGATCAACTGGAGGGAGAACCCGTTGCCCCCACTTCTCCCGGATGATGTCATGAAG TTCGATGTGGACCGGACTGGAGAAGCGGTTGGCCCGGCGTCGAGGAGCATCACCTACTCCGCCTTGCTGGAGGACGCCTTTGGCAAGCAGGAATGA